One Jeotgalibaca porci genomic region harbors:
- a CDS encoding flavin reductase family protein, producing MYHYTTGDLDKKTMYKFISGSIIPRAIGWITTLDEKTEVVNAAPFSFTSGVSNQVPLLSMAILRGANGEPKDSARNLLEYKHGVVHIVSEDVVDAMNDTSAPLPADESEVVFAGLHLTDSKTVKTPGIKEAKIRMEVKVYDYHPVKSPDGDVVTDFFFLEVTDFYFDETIFDKEKEYIDVAALKPVARLAGPYYATLDEIYRKDRPN from the coding sequence ATGTACCATTACACAACTGGTGACTTAGATAAAAAAACAATGTATAAATTTATATCCGGCAGCATCATCCCGCGTGCAATTGGCTGGATAACAACTCTCGATGAAAAAACGGAAGTAGTGAACGCCGCACCGTTCAGCTTTACAAGCGGTGTTTCAAATCAAGTGCCACTATTATCGATGGCCATTTTAAGAGGGGCGAACGGAGAACCGAAAGATTCCGCCCGCAACTTACTCGAATATAAGCACGGGGTTGTTCATATCGTTAGCGAAGACGTCGTGGATGCGATGAACGATACATCTGCGCCATTACCTGCTGACGAGAGCGAAGTTGTTTTCGCCGGTCTTCATTTGACTGATAGTAAAACGGTTAAAACACCCGGCATTAAAGAAGCGAAAATTCGGATGGAAGTGAAAGTTTACGATTACCATCCCGTAAAAAGTCCGGACGGAGATGTTGTCACCGACTTCTTTTTCTTAGAAGTAACAGATTTCTATTTCGATGAGACTATTTTTGATAAAGAAAAAGAGTACATTGATGTAGCAGCATTGAAGCCAGTAGCGCGTTTGGCAGGCCCTTACTATGCAACTTTGGATGAAATCTATCGTAAAGACCGCCCGAACTAA
- a CDS encoding helix-turn-helix domain-containing protein, translated as MTRKHTDPELLHLIDLHLRGVSYRTLVDQHHLKLSDTTFMNYVHRYQDHGMEGIRSQKNYRSYSKEFKQKIVAEYLQTGYGFSYLAAKYNIPSKTTVNKWVIRYTEGKENETYSPKSEVYNMTGVKKSYEEKLKIVEDYIANRLTYLEAAEKNHVSYSNIYSWVNKYKKHGPIGLEDNRGRGKPTEIQTTEERLNAEVETLKARNKWLEMENDALKKRRKIAGNHKSQGLDKKWNI; from the coding sequence ATGACTAGAAAACATACCGATCCAGAACTGTTACATTTAATTGATTTACACCTAAGGGGTGTTTCTTATCGAACGCTTGTTGATCAGCACCATCTCAAACTATCTGATACCACTTTTATGAATTATGTCCATCGGTACCAGGACCATGGCATGGAAGGGATCCGCTCCCAGAAGAATTACCGCAGTTACTCGAAAGAATTCAAGCAGAAAATTGTAGCTGAATACCTACAGACGGGTTACGGCTTTTCATACTTAGCCGCTAAATATAACATTCCATCTAAAACAACGGTAAACAAATGGGTAATTCGATATACTGAAGGAAAAGAGAATGAGACATATTCTCCGAAATCTGAGGTGTACAACATGACGGGTGTTAAAAAATCATATGAAGAAAAATTAAAAATCGTAGAAGATTACATAGCCAATCGCCTGACTTATCTGGAAGCAGCGGAGAAAAACCATGTAAGTTACAGTAACATTTATTCCTGGGTGAATAAATACAAAAAGCATGGACCGATAGGTCTGGAAGACAACCGGGGCCGCGGGAAGCCCACGGAAATTCAAACAACGGAAGAACGTTTAAACGCAGAAGTAGAGACACTCAAAGCCCGGAATAAATGGCTAGAAATGGAGAACGATGCGTTAAAAAAGCGCCGAAAAATCGCTGGGAATCACAAATCACAGGGGTTAGACAAGAAGTGGAATATTTAA
- a CDS encoding YjjG family noncanonical pyrimidine nucleotidase codes for MPYTTLLFDIDDTLLDFKAAEHFAISTLMAELSVEVSETNVQTYSRINQGYWEEFEKGLIAKDVLVARRFETFFALHNLTVNGSEMDGKFRNYLEQSHHFIPGTIPLLDALKPIYSLYATTNGVARTQHRRIKDSGLIHYFQDIFVSEETGYQKPTKEYFHYVFARIPNFSPKETLIIGDSLTSDILGGINAGIDTCWFNPNQSPNPFTHIKPTYEIASLAELQVLLEKE; via the coding sequence ATGCCCTATACGACACTACTATTCGATATTGACGATACGCTGCTTGATTTCAAAGCAGCTGAACATTTTGCCATCTCTACTTTAATGGCAGAACTCTCTGTTGAAGTAAGCGAGACGAACGTGCAAACCTATTCCCGGATTAATCAAGGTTACTGGGAAGAATTTGAAAAAGGACTCATCGCAAAAGATGTTCTTGTTGCCAGACGTTTTGAAACGTTCTTCGCACTTCACAATTTAACTGTTAATGGAAGCGAAATGGATGGAAAATTCCGTAATTATTTAGAACAAAGTCATCATTTCATCCCTGGTACTATCCCACTATTGGACGCACTCAAACCTATATATAGCCTATATGCAACGACAAATGGCGTTGCACGCACCCAACACCGTCGGATTAAGGATTCAGGTCTCATTCATTATTTTCAAGATATTTTTGTATCGGAGGAAACAGGGTATCAAAAACCAACGAAAGAATACTTCCATTATGTGTTTGCCCGCATTCCAAACTTCTCTCCAAAAGAAACCTTAATTATTGGTGATTCACTTACCTCTGATATTTTAGGCGGGATCAATGCTGGGATTGACACGTGCTGGTTTAACCCGAATCAATCACCAAATCCTTTTACGCATATCAAGCCGACGTACGAAATAGCGTCTTTAGCTGAATTACAAGTTCTATTAGAAAAGGAATGA
- a CDS encoding LURP-one-related/scramblase family protein, with amino-acid sequence MKYYMKQKVFSWRDSFTIKDEHGQDVYFVEGELFSWGKKLNMIDTSGKPILYIKQNIWNWLPNYTLYMHDQEVATVKKELTFLKPRYSIHGPNWDVEGNFWEHDYQIRENGSLIATISKEWFTWGDSYELDIEDDAHTLLALGIIVTIDCVIAAQAAASSS; translated from the coding sequence ATGAAATACTACATGAAGCAAAAAGTATTTTCTTGGCGCGACAGCTTTACAATTAAAGATGAGCATGGCCAGGATGTTTATTTCGTCGAAGGAGAATTATTCTCGTGGGGAAAAAAGCTAAATATGATAGATACATCTGGGAAGCCTATCCTTTATATTAAACAAAATATTTGGAACTGGTTGCCGAACTACACGCTATATATGCACGATCAAGAAGTTGCGACTGTTAAAAAAGAACTTACTTTTTTAAAACCACGATACAGTATCCATGGTCCAAATTGGGACGTTGAAGGAAATTTCTGGGAACATGACTATCAAATTAGAGAAAATGGTTCTTTAATCGCAACGATTTCAAAAGAATGGTTTACGTGGGGCGACTCTTATGAGTTGGATATTGAAGACGATGCCCATACACTTTTAGCTTTGGGGATTATCGTAACGATTGACTGCGTCATCGCTGCCCAAGCTGCTGCAAGTTCAAGTTAA
- a CDS encoding IS3 family transposase: MARNGERCVKKAPKNRWESQITGVRQEVEYLTIEELKHKYPVIHLCDILGIAKSSYYKWLKREPSETELKRLKLMRAIKGIHEAFGGIYGYRRMTIFLNFFRRAKVNHKCVHRLMRIMGITAVIRRKRRNYVPHKAAHVAENILNRDFHAERPMEKLLTDVTEFRLTNGTKRYLSAIYDLGSKKIVAYKTSHRNDNPLVLDTLKQILGDVKPETTLIHSDRGSQYTSHAFNKMIKDHQIIHSMSRVSKCIDNGPMEGFWGTLKVEMFNLDTFDRPAYLDRKIKAYIAFFNNERVTLDMGLAIPTEEKILQMIA; the protein is encoded by the coding sequence ATGGCTAGAAATGGAGAACGATGCGTTAAAAAAGCGCCGAAAAATCGCTGGGAATCACAAATCACAGGGGTTAGACAAGAAGTGGAATATTTAACTATTGAAGAATTAAAGCATAAATATCCCGTTATCCATCTTTGTGACATACTGGGTATCGCCAAATCCAGCTACTATAAGTGGTTAAAACGGGAACCCTCAGAAACAGAATTAAAACGCCTGAAACTGATGCGGGCGATCAAAGGAATCCACGAGGCATTCGGTGGGATTTACGGCTACCGAAGAATGACCATCTTTCTCAACTTTTTTAGAAGAGCGAAAGTGAATCATAAGTGTGTACACCGCCTCATGAGAATCATGGGGATCACAGCCGTCATCCGTCGCAAAAGAAGGAACTACGTGCCACACAAAGCCGCACATGTGGCTGAAAACATCTTAAACCGTGATTTCCACGCTGAAAGACCCATGGAAAAGTTATTGACGGATGTCACGGAATTCCGGTTGACCAATGGGACAAAACGTTACCTGAGCGCTATTTATGACCTCGGGTCAAAGAAAATCGTGGCTTATAAAACCAGTCACCGCAATGACAACCCGTTAGTACTGGATACACTAAAGCAGATTTTGGGTGATGTAAAGCCTGAAACCACACTGATTCATAGCGACCGCGGTTCCCAGTACACCTCCCATGCCTTTAACAAGATGATTAAAGATCACCAGATAATCCATAGTATGTCACGCGTCTCGAAATGTATTGACAACGGCCCTATGGAAGGCTTTTGGGGTACCCTCAAGGTGGAGATGTTTAACCTGGATACGTTTGACAGACCAGCGTACTTAGACCGGAAAATCAAGGCATACATCGCGTTCTTCAACAATGAACGCGTTACTTTGGATATGGGATTAGCGATTCCTACGGAAGAGAAGATTCTACAAATGATTGCATAA